One Desulfocurvibacter africanus subsp. africanus DSM 2603 genomic region harbors:
- a CDS encoding HU family DNA-binding protein — translation MFTKTQFVESLRQALPDVFTTKVSAEKAFDVFCETLAQGIKSNEGVRLPNVGSFALSARASRTGRNPQTGQEITIPEKKVVKFTTSKTLKEDLNP, via the coding sequence ATGTTCACTAAAACGCAGTTTGTTGAGTCACTGCGCCAGGCGCTTCCCGACGTATTCACCACCAAAGTGAGCGCCGAGAAAGCATTCGATGTCTTCTGCGAAACGCTTGCGCAGGGGATCAAGAGCAATGAAGGCGTGCGCCTGCCCAATGTCGGCTCCTTCGCCCTGAGCGCCCGCGCCAGCCGCACCGGCAGGAATCCGCAGACCGGCCAGGAGATCACGATCCCCGAGAAGAAGGTCGTGAAGTTCACCACGAGCAAGACCCTGAAGGAAGACCTCAATCCCTAA
- a CDS encoding ATP-binding protein, with product MKTIEREVMQVANEAGVVTARRMARDHAIRLGLNLVNQTKLVTAVSELARNMVVYAGGGKVTIEEVEAGIKRGLRITFAYNGPGITDLELAMRDGYTTGGGLGQGLPGSRRLVNEFTINSEVGVGTTVTIIKWK from the coding sequence ATGAAGACGATTGAGCGTGAGGTCATGCAGGTCGCCAACGAAGCCGGAGTCGTCACGGCGCGGCGTATGGCGCGCGATCATGCCATTCGGCTGGGCCTGAACCTTGTGAATCAGACCAAGCTCGTGACCGCTGTGAGCGAGTTGGCCCGCAACATGGTAGTCTACGCCGGAGGCGGAAAAGTCACCATCGAGGAAGTCGAGGCCGGGATAAAGAGGGGGCTGCGGATAACCTTCGCGTACAACGGGCCAGGCATAACGGACCTGGAGTTGGCCATGCGCGACGGTTATACCACTGGCGGCGGACTCGGGCAGGGGTTGCCCGGCTCCAGGCGTCTGGTGAACGAATTCACCATTAATTCAGAGGTGGGCGTCGGAACGACGGTGACCATCATTAAGTGGAAATAG
- a CDS encoding response regulator transcription factor, whose translation MDTKTRILLIDDDADLGSMLTEYLAGEGFETTTILNGDTGAEAALSGAYDAVILDVMLPGLGGVEVLRRVRQASRIPIIMLTAKGDHVDRIVGLEMGADDYVPKPCYPRELVARLRAVLRRMADASERPPGETLVQGKLKLLPPQRKVSWDGKPLDLTVSEFNLLEILLHEGDRVVSKDELSERALGRPREPYDRSVDVHVSNLRQKLHAAAGDEICIETVRSIGYRVRRS comes from the coding sequence ATGGATACAAAAACACGGATCCTGCTGATAGACGATGATGCCGACCTGGGCTCCATGCTCACCGAGTATCTTGCCGGCGAGGGTTTCGAGACGACCACCATACTCAATGGAGACACCGGCGCCGAGGCGGCGCTTTCCGGCGCTTACGACGCGGTCATCCTGGACGTGATGTTGCCGGGACTGGGCGGCGTCGAGGTCCTGCGCAGAGTGCGGCAGGCGAGCCGCATCCCCATCATCATGCTGACGGCCAAGGGAGACCATGTGGACCGCATCGTCGGGCTCGAAATGGGCGCGGACGATTACGTGCCCAAGCCGTGCTACCCCCGCGAGCTGGTGGCCCGCCTGCGGGCGGTCCTCAGAAGGATGGCCGATGCGAGCGAGCGGCCGCCAGGCGAGACGCTGGTCCAGGGCAAGCTCAAGCTCCTGCCGCCGCAACGAAAAGTGAGCTGGGACGGCAAGCCGCTCGATCTCACCGTTTCGGAATTCAACCTGCTTGAAATCCTGCTGCACGAAGGGGATCGGGTCGTATCCAAGGATGAGCTGTCGGAGCGTGCGCTCGGCCGCCCGCGCGAGCCGTATGATCGCAGCGTCGACGTGCACGTGAGCAACCTAAGGCAGAAGCTGCATGCCGCCGCAGGCGACGAGATCTGTATCGAAACAGTGCGGAGCATCGGCTACCGCGTAAGGCGGAGTTGA
- a CDS encoding TolC family protein, producing MAGVPRAYALNGSVSYEADLWGRLSSQYDAAKWEALTTEQDRQSTALSLVGTTMNLYWRIAYLNVRIDLSGQSIAYAEKTLALVRAQYRSGAASSLQVSEAEQSLASQQADQLDLLQQRVEAYNALALLFDGPPGDIVANPQVMPEGELPPVDAGLPAELLGRRPDLQAAELRLRKLLADTDATRASFNPSLTLTGTLGSSSTSLSEVLRNPIAALATQLALPFLQWNEMRLSVISSQAEYEEVVVNFRQTLYQALGEVENALSARRMLAEQGASLERALAAARQVERMYEVRYKASYVSLKFWLDAQETRRTSEIALAENLLNRLANHVTLLQTLGGEAALPSQPL from the coding sequence ATGGCGGGGGTACCGCGCGCCTACGCGTTGAACGGGTCGGTCAGCTACGAGGCCGACCTGTGGGGAAGGCTTTCCAGTCAGTATGATGCAGCCAAGTGGGAGGCCTTGACCACGGAGCAGGACCGACAGAGCACGGCCTTGTCCCTGGTGGGCACCACCATGAACCTGTACTGGCGGATAGCCTACCTGAACGTGCGCATCGACTTGAGTGGGCAGAGCATCGCCTATGCCGAGAAGACCTTGGCTCTGGTGCGCGCGCAGTACCGCTCCGGAGCGGCGTCATCCCTCCAGGTATCCGAGGCGGAGCAGAGCCTGGCCAGCCAGCAGGCAGACCAATTGGACCTGCTGCAGCAGCGGGTGGAGGCGTACAACGCCCTGGCGCTGTTGTTCGACGGTCCTCCGGGCGACATCGTGGCCAACCCGCAAGTCATGCCCGAAGGGGAGCTCCCGCCCGTGGATGCGGGACTGCCAGCGGAGCTTCTGGGCCGGCGTCCGGACCTGCAGGCAGCAGAGTTGCGTCTGCGCAAGCTTTTGGCCGATACCGACGCCACACGGGCCAGTTTCAACCCGTCCCTCACGCTGACGGGCACCCTCGGCAGCTCGAGCACGTCCTTGAGCGAGGTCCTGCGGAATCCCATCGCGGCTCTGGCGACGCAATTGGCGTTGCCTTTTCTGCAGTGGAACGAGATGCGGCTTAGCGTCATAAGTTCCCAGGCCGAATACGAAGAGGTCGTCGTGAACTTCCGGCAGACGCTGTACCAGGCCCTGGGCGAAGTGGAAAACGCCCTGTCGGCAAGACGCATGCTCGCCGAGCAGGGCGCAAGTCTTGAACGGGCTCTGGCGGCCGCCCGCCAGGTCGAACGCATGTACGAGGTCCGCTACAAGGCCAGCTACGTTTCCCTCAAGTTCTGGCTCGATGCCCAGGAAACACGCAGGACATCCGAAATCGCTCTCGCGGAGAACCTCCTGAACCGGCTGGCCAACCACGTCACCCTGCTTCAGACGCTTGGGGGCGAGGCTGCCTTGCCAAGCCAGCCCTTATGA
- a CDS encoding TolC family protein: protein MALLLGGCGLLLKTPYSAPEVSMPQGWSAASAPTAESLSTSLAGWSSGFGDPVLDRLVEQALLRNNDLAAATIRVRRAQLQAGLAADQMIPTLGATASTSHEKDIRHGGGTARLRVERVGQLRGRPVGKAFQSV from the coding sequence ATGGCCTTGCTGCTTGGGGGCTGCGGGCTGCTGCTGAAGACGCCCTATTCCGCGCCGGAAGTCAGCATGCCGCAAGGCTGGAGCGCAGCCTCGGCCCCCACGGCCGAGTCCCTGTCCACGTCTCTGGCGGGCTGGTCGAGCGGCTTTGGCGACCCGGTGCTGGACAGGCTGGTGGAACAGGCCCTGCTGCGCAACAACGACCTCGCCGCGGCCACCATCAGGGTGCGCCGGGCGCAGTTGCAGGCCGGCTTGGCGGCGGACCAGATGATACCCACCCTCGGCGCGACCGCGAGCACGAGCCATGAAAAGGACATACGCCATGGCGGGGGTACCGCGCGCCTACGCGTTGAACGGGTCGGTCAGCTACGAGGCCGACCTGTGGGGAAGGCTTTCCAGTCAGTATGA
- a CDS encoding STAS domain-containing protein codes for MDKIPILKMGQFLLVTIQVDMHDRLAMTLQDDLTRMVGTSGAHGVLIDISALDIVDSFMGRMLSSIASMTRIMDAETVVVGMQPAVAITLVELGLSLPGVLTALNVDKGMEMLTTRLGSSRGDSKASHEDD; via the coding sequence ATGGATAAAATACCCATCCTAAAAATGGGCCAGTTCCTGCTGGTGACCATTCAGGTGGACATGCACGACCGCCTGGCCATGACGCTCCAGGATGACCTGACGCGGATGGTCGGCACGAGCGGTGCGCACGGAGTGCTCATCGACATTTCGGCCCTGGATATCGTGGACTCCTTCATGGGCCGCATGCTCAGCAGCATCGCGTCCATGACCCGGATAATGGACGCCGAAACGGTGGTCGTGGGCATGCAGCCCGCCGTCGCCATCACGCTCGTCGAGCTGGGCTTGTCACTGCCTGGGGTGCTCACGGCCCTCAACGTGGACAAAGGCATGGAAATGCTGACGACGCGTCTGGGATCGTCACGTGGAGACAGCAAGGCCTCGCATGAAGACGATTGA
- a CDS encoding STAS domain-containing protein produces MPKTDKSTIQMIMARKKEILKAWLEAQYDSKSIRLDLINKGELATQSEDFLDAFVDAIKTENLTDISAPEYKYVVQMLGDISRSRTRQGFSPSETAMYVFSLKDTLLHFLQDAFSDKPEELNKEVLRFSKLLDSLGLLTFEAYTHSREDVIQRQQQEILELSTPVIRIWKGVLSVPLIGTLDSARTQTIMESLLQQIVATESSVAILDISGVPAVDTLVAQHLLKTVSAARLMGAECIISGIRPEIAQTMVNLGVDINVKTKATLGEALKEAFSRIGLRVVRSEAAPERS; encoded by the coding sequence ATGCCGAAGACGGACAAGTCGACCATTCAGATGATCATGGCCCGAAAGAAGGAGATTCTAAAGGCTTGGCTGGAAGCCCAATACGACAGCAAAAGCATCCGCCTGGATCTCATCAACAAGGGAGAACTGGCGACCCAGTCCGAGGATTTCCTGGACGCTTTCGTGGACGCCATCAAAACTGAGAACCTCACGGACATCTCGGCTCCCGAGTATAAGTACGTGGTCCAGATGCTCGGTGACATCTCCAGGTCGAGGACCAGGCAGGGCTTCAGCCCCTCCGAAACGGCCATGTATGTTTTCAGCCTCAAGGACACGCTCCTGCATTTCCTGCAGGATGCATTCAGCGACAAGCCCGAGGAGCTGAACAAAGAGGTCCTCAGGTTCTCCAAGTTGCTCGACAGCCTGGGACTCCTCACATTCGAGGCCTATACGCACAGCCGCGAGGACGTGATCCAGCGCCAGCAGCAGGAGATCCTCGAACTCTCCACCCCGGTCATCCGCATCTGGAAGGGCGTGCTGTCCGTGCCGCTCATCGGCACACTCGACAGCGCGCGCACCCAGACCATCATGGAGAGCCTCCTACAGCAGATCGTGGCCACCGAGTCCTCCGTGGCCATTCTCGATATCTCGGGAGTGCCGGCGGTGGATACCCTAGTGGCTCAGCACCTCCTCAAGACGGTCAGCGCAGCCCGGCTAATGGGCGCGGAGTGCATCATCAGCGGCATTCGGCCCGAGATCGCCCAGACCATGGTCAACCTTGGCGTGGATATCAATGTGAAGACCAAAGCCACGCTGGGCGAGGCGCTCAAGGAAGCTTTTAGTCGAATAGGCCTGCGGGTCGTCCGGAGCGAGGCCGCTCCCGAGAGGAGCTAG
- a CDS encoding glycosyltransferase family 4 protein has product MKIAHVSPLFESVPPKLYGGTERVVSYLAEELVRQGHEVTLFASGDSLTSARLVPMCRKSLRLSDCVDDMPHHVYMIEKVAQLAAGFDVVHFHTGILHFPLARRLSAPHVTTMHGRLDLANLKSLATEFSDLPLVSISDSQRLPWLFMNWAGTVYHGLPLDLLPFSERHQGYLAFLGRISPEKRVDRAIAMAVAAGVPLKIAAKIDKKDAEYFETHIKHLFDHPLVEYVGEIGEAEKGAFLGGAMALLFPIDWPEPFGLTMIESLACGTPVIAYDHGSVPEVLRQGHTAFIVDSVEAGAKAIGQVESLPRRQCRQEFERRFSVRTMAKRYVKIYETLISDWEPRSRQLPNGSRSTWQKSSRLANSTMS; this is encoded by the coding sequence ATGAAGATCGCCCATGTATCGCCTCTTTTCGAAAGTGTGCCTCCAAAGCTGTACGGAGGTACGGAAAGAGTGGTTTCTTACTTGGCCGAGGAGCTTGTCCGGCAGGGGCATGAGGTGACTCTCTTTGCCAGCGGCGACTCGTTGACCTCGGCCAGGCTCGTGCCCATGTGCCGCAAATCACTGCGCTTGAGCGACTGTGTGGATGATATGCCGCACCATGTCTACATGATCGAAAAAGTCGCTCAGCTCGCCGCGGGGTTCGATGTCGTGCATTTCCATACAGGCATCCTGCACTTCCCCCTGGCCAGGCGTCTGAGCGCGCCGCACGTGACGACCATGCACGGCAGGTTGGATCTGGCTAACCTGAAATCCCTGGCGACTGAGTTCAGTGACCTTCCGCTGGTGTCCATTAGCGACAGCCAGCGCCTGCCCTGGCTGTTCATGAATTGGGCCGGGACTGTCTACCACGGCTTGCCCTTGGACCTGCTGCCATTCAGCGAGCGCCACCAAGGTTATCTGGCTTTCCTGGGCCGCATCAGCCCCGAGAAGCGCGTGGACCGGGCCATCGCCATGGCCGTGGCCGCGGGCGTGCCGCTCAAAATCGCGGCCAAGATCGACAAGAAGGATGCGGAGTATTTTGAAACACACATCAAGCACCTGTTCGACCATCCCCTGGTGGAGTACGTTGGCGAGATTGGCGAGGCGGAGAAGGGCGCTTTTCTGGGCGGGGCCATGGCTCTGCTTTTCCCCATCGACTGGCCCGAGCCCTTCGGCCTGACCATGATCGAGTCCCTGGCCTGCGGCACGCCGGTTATCGCCTATGACCACGGCTCGGTGCCCGAGGTTCTCAGGCAAGGCCATACGGCCTTTATCGTGGACAGCGTGGAAGCGGGCGCCAAGGCCATAGGGCAAGTGGAGAGTCTGCCGCGCCGCCAATGCCGGCAGGAGTTCGAGCGTCGTTTCAGCGTGCGGACCATGGCCAAGCGCTACGTGAAGATCTATGAGACGCTGATATCCGATTGGGAACCCAGGAGCAGGCAGTTGCCGAACGGGAGCAGGAGCACATGGCAGAAGTCATCCAGATTGGCCAACAGTACTATGTCCTAG
- a CDS encoding PilZ domain-containing protein, with translation MLRVLLLAEYGERRNRYEQALAERGVDIACVAGLDEMCVSLARRPCSGLLLDVPTLMRASCESNMQVAEAMAIFPVLRLNWDHTQDVMRCLFYGPSGAGHSLDDFLRIHAAAFHPRLLRRDPRQTCILHVELVREAKQGYWPAERTAVLSLSKSGCFVFTTAAWLPGDIAWLTIPSLGIPALRAVCRRVVPWRGDALGPQPWPGQDRDSPMGKAGGLVPGIGLSFNDITPTQRAALDVLLSGAAASRHGQGA, from the coding sequence ATGCTGCGAGTGCTGCTTTTGGCCGAGTACGGCGAGAGGCGGAACCGCTACGAGCAGGCCTTGGCGGAGCGCGGAGTGGACATCGCGTGTGTGGCCGGTCTGGACGAGATGTGCGTCAGCCTCGCGAGAAGGCCATGCAGCGGTCTGCTCCTGGATGTGCCCACGCTCATGCGCGCCTCGTGTGAAAGCAATATGCAGGTTGCGGAAGCCATGGCTATCTTTCCCGTGTTGCGCCTGAACTGGGACCACACTCAGGATGTCATGCGCTGTCTTTTTTATGGGCCATCCGGAGCCGGGCACTCGCTGGACGATTTCCTGCGTATCCACGCGGCGGCCTTTCACCCGCGCCTATTGCGCCGCGACCCCCGGCAAACTTGCATATTGCATGTGGAGCTTGTACGCGAAGCAAAACAGGGTTACTGGCCGGCGGAACGCACGGCGGTGCTCAGCCTTTCGAAATCAGGTTGCTTTGTGTTCACAACGGCCGCGTGGCTTCCGGGCGATATCGCCTGGCTTACGATTCCGTCCCTTGGAATTCCGGCTTTGCGTGCTGTCTGCCGCAGGGTGGTTCCCTGGCGCGGCGATGCGCTGGGACCGCAGCCATGGCCAGGACAGGATCGGGATTCGCCCATGGGTAAGGCCGGCGGGCTGGTGCCCGGCATCGGCCTGAGCTTCAACGACATCACACCGACCCAGCGCGCGGCCCTCGACGTCCTGCTTTCCGGGGCGGCCGCTTCGCGCCACGGTCAGGGAGCTTAA
- a CDS encoding ABC transporter permease translates to MGDRTGYRPGQLSGGQQQRVSIARALMNGGRVILADEPTGALDSRSGRETMKLLTELHAEGHTIIVVTHDMQVANYAGRIIEIRDGEIVADRPNGDVSAPTSRALPEEKPKGNGLRAGIDKSKELLRMALVAMAAHKLRTFLTMLGIIIGIASVASVVALGQGSQQRVLNDISAIGTNVINIFPGKDFGDRDAQSIHSLVPADADTLAQLSFVDSVTPKVSSSVTLRYRNIAVSASVSGVGSQYFRVYGYEIAQGRAFADEAIQRHTQGAVIDQNTRKRLFGEAGDPLGQVILLGSVPCRVIGVTKAKQSPFGNSEDLNIWIPYTTAMSRLLGQAYLQSITVRVSDGAPMKAAEQGILNLLTQRHRLRDFFVMNTDTIRKTIESTTATMTLLISAIAVISLVVGGIGVMNIMLVSVTERTREIGVRMAVGARRNDIMSQFLIEAVLVCLLGGILGILLALSIGVIFGFLPARNAARLDPVETLARE, encoded by the coding sequence CTGGGGGACCGCACGGGCTATCGGCCGGGACAGCTTTCCGGCGGTCAGCAACAGCGAGTCAGCATCGCACGGGCCTTGATGAACGGCGGCCGGGTGATTCTGGCGGACGAGCCCACGGGCGCACTGGACAGTCGTAGCGGCCGGGAGACCATGAAGCTGCTCACGGAGCTGCACGCCGAAGGGCATACCATCATCGTCGTCACCCACGACATGCAGGTGGCGAACTACGCCGGGCGCATCATCGAGATCCGCGACGGCGAAATCGTGGCCGACAGGCCCAACGGCGACGTTTCCGCTCCCACATCCCGCGCATTGCCAGAGGAGAAACCCAAGGGCAACGGCCTGCGCGCCGGCATCGACAAATCCAAGGAACTGCTGCGCATGGCGCTGGTGGCCATGGCCGCGCATAAGCTCCGTACGTTCCTGACCATGCTAGGCATCATCATCGGCATCGCCTCGGTCGCCTCGGTGGTGGCTCTGGGGCAAGGTTCCCAGCAGCGAGTGCTGAACGACATCAGCGCCATCGGCACCAATGTCATCAACATATTTCCGGGAAAGGACTTCGGCGACCGCGATGCTCAGAGCATCCATTCCCTGGTGCCGGCCGATGCCGACACGCTCGCGCAGCTGAGCTTCGTGGACAGCGTCACGCCCAAGGTATCCAGCTCCGTCACCTTGCGCTATCGCAACATCGCGGTTTCGGCCTCGGTCAGCGGCGTGGGCAGCCAGTACTTCCGCGTGTACGGCTACGAAATAGCCCAGGGCAGGGCCTTCGCCGACGAAGCCATCCAACGACATACCCAGGGGGCGGTCATCGACCAGAACACCCGCAAGCGGCTTTTCGGCGAAGCGGGCGATCCGCTGGGGCAGGTCATCCTCCTGGGCAGCGTGCCCTGCCGTGTCATAGGCGTCACCAAGGCAAAGCAATCCCCCTTCGGCAACAGCGAGGATCTGAACATCTGGATTCCCTACACCACGGCCATGAGCCGGCTGCTGGGGCAAGCCTACCTGCAGAGCATCACCGTGCGCGTCAGCGACGGCGCACCCATGAAGGCCGCGGAGCAGGGCATCCTCAATCTCCTGACGCAGCGCCATCGGCTCAGGGATTTCTTCGTCATGAACACCGACACCATACGCAAGACCATCGAGAGCACCACGGCCACTATGACGCTGCTCATCTCGGCCATCGCCGTGATCTCGCTGGTGGTGGGCGGCATCGGCGTCATGAACATCATGCTGGTGTCCGTCACCGAGCGCACCCGCGAAATCGGCGTACGCATGGCCGTGGGGGCCCGGCGCAACGACATCATGAGCCAGTTTCTCATCGAGGCCGTGCTGGTCTGCCTTCTGGGCGGCATTCTGGGTATCCTCCTGGCCCTGTCCATCGGCGTGATCTTCGGCTTCCTGCCGGCCCGCAACGCGGCCAGGCTCGATCCGGTGGAGACGCTGGCGCGGGAATGA
- a CDS encoding amylo-alpha-1,6-glucosidase has translation MAEVIQIGQQYYVLATAARADSSRRVLKHGDTFAVFDRYGDILPLGLGEEGVYHEGTRFVSRQELLIDGKRPLILSSNIQDDNSLFSADLTNPDLVEGRASMLARGTVHIMRSRFLYDGACHEAIRLSNFGEEEAEFSLSLILDADFVDMFEVRGIHRESRGRFLPLETSGDRLSLGYEGLDGLTRTVRSVFTVAPERFEGGEAIFPLRLAPKEQAHIGQTIVCESGTPKSSIPSFETAYRHVKASHRRICEEGCAVESDNDLFNNFLTRSLADLRMLMTSMDDAFYPYAGIPWFSTPFGRDGIITALESLWLNPGNARGVLTFLARTQAADFSAVQDAEPGKILHEARKGEMANTGEVPFGNYYGSIDSTPLFIMLAGEYLRRTGDLAYIQSLWPHVERALEWIDKHGDADGDGFVEYCKRSERGLRNQGWKDSEDSVFHEDGRLAEGSIALCEVQAYVYGAKNEAAYIAETSGRRAEAMRLRAEAYEMQRRFEATFWDEELGVYVLALDGEKRPCRVKSSNAGQCLLTGIASEERARRLESELLSQEFYSGWGVRTIASDQPRYNPMSYHDGSIWPHDNALIAYGLSRYGLRKGPVRMLEDMFRVGLYVDQQRLPELFCGFHRRSGEGPTLYPVACAPQAWASATPFHLLQACLGLNVDAVARTVTLDRPELPEFIGRIRMRNLRVGQARLDLVLTRQAGDVGAYLERREGDVTLRILK, from the coding sequence ATGGCAGAAGTCATCCAGATTGGCCAACAGTACTATGTCCTAGCCACCGCGGCCCGGGCCGACAGCTCCCGGCGCGTGCTCAAGCATGGCGACACCTTCGCCGTGTTCGACCGCTACGGGGACATCCTGCCTCTGGGCCTTGGCGAGGAAGGCGTCTATCATGAGGGCACTCGCTTCGTGTCGCGCCAGGAGCTGCTCATCGACGGCAAGCGGCCGCTCATCCTGAGTTCCAACATCCAGGACGATAATTCGCTCTTTTCGGCCGATCTGACCAACCCGGACCTTGTCGAAGGACGAGCGAGCATGCTCGCCAGGGGCACTGTGCATATCATGCGCTCGCGATTCCTCTATGACGGCGCCTGCCACGAAGCCATCCGCCTGTCCAACTTCGGCGAGGAAGAGGCGGAATTTTCCCTGAGTCTGATACTCGATGCGGACTTCGTGGACATGTTCGAGGTGCGGGGCATCCACCGCGAAAGCCGCGGGCGCTTTCTGCCCCTGGAAACTTCTGGCGATCGCCTTTCGCTGGGCTATGAGGGGCTGGACGGCCTGACCCGAACGGTGCGTTCCGTGTTCACCGTGGCCCCGGAGCGATTCGAGGGCGGCGAGGCCATCTTTCCCTTGCGCCTGGCCCCGAAGGAGCAGGCGCACATAGGCCAGACCATCGTTTGCGAAAGCGGAACCCCCAAGTCTTCCATACCTTCTTTCGAAACGGCCTACCGGCACGTCAAGGCCAGCCACCGACGCATTTGCGAGGAGGGTTGCGCGGTCGAGAGCGACAACGATTTATTCAACAACTTCCTGACCCGCTCCCTGGCCGACCTGCGCATGCTCATGACCTCCATGGACGACGCCTTCTATCCCTACGCCGGGATTCCCTGGTTTTCCACGCCCTTCGGTCGGGACGGCATCATCACGGCCCTGGAAAGCCTGTGGCTCAACCCCGGCAATGCGCGCGGAGTGTTGACCTTCCTGGCCAGGACCCAGGCCGCGGACTTCAGCGCGGTGCAGGATGCCGAGCCCGGCAAGATTCTGCACGAGGCGCGCAAGGGCGAGATGGCCAATACCGGCGAAGTGCCATTCGGCAACTATTACGGCTCCATCGACTCCACGCCGCTGTTCATCATGCTCGCCGGCGAGTACCTGCGGCGCACCGGCGACCTGGCTTATATCCAGTCCCTGTGGCCGCACGTGGAGCGCGCCCTGGAGTGGATCGACAAGCACGGCGACGCCGACGGCGACGGCTTCGTGGAATACTGCAAGCGATCGGAACGCGGGCTGCGCAACCAGGGCTGGAAGGATTCTGAGGACTCGGTGTTCCACGAGGACGGCAGGCTGGCCGAGGGCTCCATCGCACTATGCGAGGTGCAGGCATATGTTTACGGGGCCAAGAACGAAGCGGCGTACATAGCCGAGACATCGGGCCGCAGGGCCGAAGCCATGCGCTTGCGCGCCGAAGCATATGAGATGCAGCGGCGTTTCGAGGCCACCTTCTGGGACGAGGAGCTGGGCGTCTATGTTTTAGCCCTGGACGGCGAGAAACGTCCCTGCCGGGTCAAGTCGTCCAATGCCGGCCAGTGCCTGCTGACTGGCATCGCCTCGGAAGAGCGAGCCAGGCGGTTGGAGAGCGAACTATTGTCACAGGAGTTCTATTCGGGCTGGGGCGTGCGCACCATCGCTTCGGACCAGCCGCGCTACAACCCCATGTCCTATCACGACGGCTCGATCTGGCCCCATGACAACGCGCTTATCGCTTATGGCCTGTCGCGCTACGGGCTGCGCAAGGGCCCCGTGCGCATGCTGGAGGACATGTTCCGGGTGGGCCTGTATGTGGACCAGCAGCGGCTGCCCGAGCTGTTCTGCGGGTTTCATCGCCGCAGCGGCGAGGGGCCGACCCTCTATCCGGTGGCCTGCGCGCCCCAGGCCTGGGCCAGCGCCACGCCCTTCCATCTCCTGCAGGCCTGTCTGGGCCTGAACGTGGACGCCGTGGCGCGCACCGTGACTTTGGACCGCCCCGAGTTGCCCGAATTCATCGGGCGCATCCGCATGCGCAATCTGCGCGTGGGGCAAGCCAGGCTGGATCTGGTGCTAACACGCCAAGCCGGCGATGTGGGCGCGTACCTGGAACGCCGCGAAGGCGACGTGACCTTGCGCATCCTCAAGTGA
- a CDS encoding DUF1328 domain-containing protein, producing MLRWAVIFLIIAIVAAIFGFGGIAGTATGIAKILFFVFLVLFIVSLIMGRGRV from the coding sequence ATGCTGAGATGGGCAGTCATTTTCCTCATCATCGCCATCGTTGCCGCCATCTTCGGCTTCGGCGGCATCGCCGGCACCGCCACGGGCATCGCCAAGATTCTTTTCTTCGTCTTCCTGGTCCTGTTCATCGTCTCGCTCATCATGGGCCGCGGAAGAGTCTGA